The sequence below is a genomic window from Nitrospiria bacterium.
AGGTTAGGCAGGAAATATCCAAAAGATTCCCAATAAAATTCTCTCAGTTCAAACCCGGTTTTATCCTCTTCCACACCCCGAACGTTGGTCACTTCTAACCCCGGGATCTGGTCGATCTCAGGGTTGTCTACCAGAATGGTGGTGGGTCCAATCCGACGGCTGACGGTATCAGCATTTTCCAAATCATAAACGGCATCATAAAAGGTCCGAAGAATTCCGGTTAAACGATTTTCAGAACTAAAAGAATACCGTGTTTCCAATCGAAAAAGATTTAAAATTTTGGTAAACGCCTGGGGATCCTTAATCCGAAAAGCAGTTTCATTTTTTAAATACCCGTTGACGGAAAGATTGTCCCGCACACCCTTAAGCCAAGAAGAGGGTTCTGCAGCTTTCTCCTCCGCACTGGTTTCAGAAAGAACCGTCCCCTTTCCTCCTTTCCCGCTTTCCAAACCGTCCTGGGCGAAAACCCCATGATTTTGGAAAAACCCTGCTCCACTGAACAGAACTAAAAAAAACAAAAAACAAGGGACAATCATTTTCTGAATCATAATTGCGCTTCCCGCTTAATGCTCAAACCCTAAAAAGTCAGGGAACCCGTAATGCTAATAACATGTTTTGAAAAACTTGTTAAAGGAATCACCTGTTCCGTGTCCACGAGGTTGGGGTCCACCGTGATTTCAGATCCGGTGGTATTGGCCTTATTAAAGACATAGTTTGCATTGAGGGTAAAAGCATTGCCCACCAAATAGGAAAGCCCCAACCCGATAGAATTATTAATCGTTTCTCGGAATCTCCCAAAGGCATCCGGATTCTGAAATTCCTGAAATGAAAAACTATAATTGATGTTCCCATTTAACCTTGGGATAATGGGTCTGGAATAAAACAAACTTCCTGCATGAGATGAATTTTCTTGTTGGATCAAAACGGCATTTAAAATACTGTAGGTATAACCAAAACCAAGGGTCCCCTCAATTTGTTTAAAATTTTGACTGACGGACCAATTGGTACTTTTATTTTCAGAATCCAACAAAGGGGAAAGAAACGACACATTTCTCAAATAATTAAATTGGACGGAAACGTTGGAAGGCCATTTTCCTCTCCTGGTTCCCCCAAAGGTTAGGGTATGGGTATGGGCATTCAATCCATTGCGGGTCAGCGAAAGTCGGAAGTTATAACCCGTTCGTATGGAGTAATCATCGGTTAGGTTATATTGAAAGTTGGCTGCAAGCGTCTCGATATTGTTAAAAAATAGCGGCGAAACTTTCACCTCATTATCAATATCGACAAACGTCTGGGAGGTCAATTGAAAGGTGTTTTGTGTGGAAAATCGGATGGGAAGGGTCATTCGCCGACTTCGAATAAGGGGATAACTCATATCCAGCCCAAACCCTGCGGAAAGACCCACCACTTCATCGTCCTCGGTGTTATTTCGGTTACTATCAAAAGTCAAAAAGGTCTGGTTGAACGTCAAACTAATTTTTTTATTGATCCCTTCAAGGGTATCCTTTGCATACTGAACATCCTGGTCATTCGGCTTCCCCCCAATTTTAATCACTTTTTCATATACCTTAACCGCATCCTTGATTCGATCCTGGTTCATGTAGATAATCCCTAACTGAACCAGAAAAACTTTTTCATCGGCCTGGAACTCAAGGGCTTTTAGATAAGCTTCCTCAGCCTGATCAAATTCCTCCTTTTTTTGATAGAGTAAGCCGAGATTAAAAAACACTTCGGCATTGGGCTCAATTTCAATGGCTTTCAGATACTCTTCTATCGCCTCATCCGGCTGGTTTTTTTGGGAAAATTCATAACCTTTAACCCGGTGAACCTCAGCTTCTTTTTGTCTCTCCACTATTTTGGCAACCCTTTCCCGGCTTTCCCGAATCTTTTCCAAATCGGCTCCCTCGACCCCATATTTTAAAGCCAGATCATAGGCCTCTAGGGCTTCAGCAAAAGAACGGTCCTCCTCTGTAATGATTCCCACGCCTTGATAAGCCGGAGCGTACTCCTTATTTAATGAGGTGGCCCGATGGTATGCCAACCGGGCTTGAATTTTTTGGTCCTGAGCATAGTAAATAAATCCGAGGTTGGAATGATAAATATGATTGGTGGGATCTAAAAAAATGGCGGCTTTCATTTTCTCCTTGGCCGCATCCAATTCCCCTTTTTTGATATGCTCCATGGCTTCATCAAAAAAGCTTTTAGCCCTCTTTAACGTTTTTTCCCTTTTATCCCGTAAGCGGTCAATCCGTGATTCGGCGCTTTCCAAATCCGGAGAAGGTAATCGCTTTTCTTCGTCGGTTAACCCCTCGTAAATTTGGTACTCTGCAATGGCTTTTTCATAGGATTGTTGCAGGTCATATAGTTTTGCCAAACGCTGATGAGCGTAGGCGTGCCACGGTCTTAATTCAATGGCTTTTTGATAGGCGAATATGGCCTGGTCGACCTGGGATTCTCTTTCATACAGCTCTCCCAATTGAACCTGGATATTAAAATTAAGAGGATCAAAGGCGACGGCCCGTTCAAAAACTTTAATGGCATCTTCAAACTTTTCTTTCTCTAATAAATTGTAGCCCTCACGTACCAAATCAAAAGAGGTGATTCGGTCAACCCCTTTTCTTTGAATCTTTTCAAACTCCTCTTTGGCCAGCTCCACCTCCCGCTCATCGGTCCCCGATGAACGGACTTTTTGAAACTCCTCACTGGCCTCCAGGTAAAGCCCCCGGTTTTTGTAGACCAATCCCAAGTAAAAAAAGGGCTGTACCCTGGAGGAATCAATGTCACGTGCCTTTTGTAAACTCCAAAAGGCTTCCTCCAATTGACCTCTCAATAAATAAGCCTTTCCTAACTCCAAATGGACGGTGGCCACCTCCGGGGTCAGGGCCACCGCTTTTTGATACTCCTGAATGGCCCCTTCGATATCATTGGCTTTTTTGAATTCGGCTGCGCGATTTAAATGCACGTTGGCCTCGCTAATCTCCGTGCGTTTTCCTTTAAGTTCCGCCACTCTTTTTCCAGCATCCTCCGCTTCCGGGATTCCTTTTCCGAAAAAAACCGCCCTTTCATAGGCCTCAATGGCATCGGTTATTCGACCTTCTTCTTCATAAATGAGCGCTAAAGAATAGTGAGCCTCAAAAAATTTTGGATTCCGTTCCAAGGCTAAAATCATGGAGGAAATCGCCTCTTCCCTATTCCCCGTTTTTTTAAAAATAAGTCCCAATTGATAGGGGGCATCGGCATTTTCGGGAAACAATCGGGAGGCTTCCTCATAGAAGGGAATGGCTCCCTCAAAATCATCCTGGGCCAATTTTTCCTGTCCATTTTTTAAAAGGTCTTCAAATTGTTGTGCCATCAACGGGTTTCCCCCGAACTCTCTTAACCGCTTTCCGGCTTCTACCGCCTCGGGGGCATCTCCCCCCAACAGTTTTGCCGCCTGATAGTGAACCACCGCTTCTTTAAACATTCCCTTAAATTGGAAAATCAATCCAATTTGAAAATAGGCCGAAAAGGATCCCGGCTCTACCTCAATCACATGCTGGTAGGTTTGAATGGCCCTTTCAAACAATCCTAACCCGGCCTGGATTTGTCCCATTAAGAAGTTGGCGGGGGAATTGTCCGGAATTAATTTTAAAACATCAAGCATGAGGTTATGAGAGCCCTCCAACAACCCTAATTGCAATAAGGCTTTTGCTTCATTAATCAAATCCTCCGCCTGACTGGCCGCTTCCGGGGTTTCCCCAATCTGACGGAGTTTTTTCTTTGCTTCTATTCCTTGGGGACTTTGAGGGTTAATTTGAAGCACCCGTTGATAGGTGTTAATGGCTTTTTCCAATTTAGCTGATGAAAAATAATAACCTGCCAATAGAAATAAACCCCCTTGGGAGTTCGGGTCAATGGAAACCGCCCTCTCTAACGAGGCAATGGCTTCCTCCATTTTTCCTAGCTTGGTAAGAATCCCGCTTTGGAGGGATAATCCTGCCAAGTGATCCGGTAAAAGATCCAATAATTTTTTCACGGCTTGTAATGCTTCCTCAAATTTTTGCTGATTGAATAAACTGACGGATTGTTCGTAAAGGGCTGTGGCTTGCTTGGCTTCTTCTGGGGTTCGGCCAATCTGATTTAAGCCCTTTCTCGCAAGATCCCCTTCCTGAGAGTCAGGACTTAACCTTAAAACACTTTGGTAATATTCGATGGACTCAGGGTATTGTCCCTTAAGGTGGTAGGCCTGTCCTAATAGGAGGTAAACCTTTGGGGAGGGAGATAAAGCCAACGCCTTTGAAAGTGCATCAATGCCCTTAACCAACTGCCTTCGCTGAAGAAATAACTCCCCTAACAGCTCCCATCCCGCTCTAAATTCCGGCTCCTCCTGGAGCCCTTTTTTTAAAATTTGAATAGCCTGGAATGTTTTTCCCTCTTGGAGAGAAGTTTGGGCCCTTTGATAAAATTCAGGTTGTTCTTGGGCCGAAACTCCGGAAGCCAGACCAAAAAAAAAGAGGGTTAAAATGGAAGCAAGGATATGTAATATTGGGTTGGTTTGTTTTTTACAGGGATTAATCGCATCAACCTCTTTCTGACGATAACAGGTCCACCTTGAAAAAAAGGGCTGAACCACCGGTTTTCCGAATAATCTAACAGTCCAATGATCGGCCGCAGGCAATAAAAAAACACACTCTTAAATATAACTCTGTCCCGGGCAAAAGTCCACATGACATCACTCCAAAAATTAGAGCACTTTCTTCTTGAACCCTTTTTTAAACCTAAAAATTCCAAAAAAAAGGAGAAGCCCCGAAGGGCTTCTCCTTGAATAGACACCTGCTGTTTACGGAGCTGGTACAATGTTAAACGTCTCCGAGAACAAAGGTGGATGACTTCCGATGTCCACTGGTGGAATCTGTGGGAAAACCTGATCGAAATTCAAAGGACCGATCGGGGCAAGACCTGGATGTTCCTGGCCTGCTCCGTTACAGTTCAAGCAAGAAGCAATAAAGCTTCCCGCAGTGTTCTGCTGCAAGAGCTCTCTCAAAGACGCCTGAGCATCGATGAAGGAGAATGCAAACGCTCGGTTCTCTCGAGTTCCGGACCGGAACCCGTTCTCGACCGCTTCCCTATAGTAGACCACACCGTCATCAGAGGTACCATAGACTAAATCGATACCTGGATCACTATCGCAGTTAGCGCCCCAGAAGGGGTTGCCGCCACCGTCAACAGTGGCTCCAGCCGCTCCGGTACACTTCACAATGGTATCATCGGATGTTCCTTTAATACCATCTGTCCCTGCACCGTCGTCTGTGGTGAAGAACCGACCATCGGATCCAAACCGCTCTGCGTGACTAAAGACCGCCCCTTTTCCATACGCTCCGCCAGCAATTAAGGCAAAGTGGGAGCTCTCGTCAATAATCCCGCCGAACGCACCGTCACAGTCTTCCTCACCTGCGCCACCGGTACGTGACCCGCAAAGCACCCAGGTGTAAGGATCGCTGCCTTCCTCCCCGTGGAAGTTAGGCCCGCTCACTACCTGGATTGCCATACGAAGCACCTGAAGTCCGTCAGTCGGATCTCCGGCCTGGCTCATCCCTTGATCCAAACGGTCATCAATCACGGTCGGAACCGCTTCAATCGGATTCAACGGAAGGATTACGTCAACTGTTCCGTCTCCAGCCGCAAAGAAGCTGTTCACTCTCAATGATGATGTTACGGTTGTCGTTGTACCGAGTGACTCTCGTGTTAGAATGTCATCGGTGGTTCCGGCAATACCGTCACCGCCCACATCAAAGGTCCAGTTACACCATCCGCCTGCACAGCCACCAGTACTCTCGTTGCTCATGGACATCCATGAGACCGTGGTGCCAGCTAATCCGTCTCCGCGGAACTGACCTACTTGGGACCGTACACTCTGGTTGAATTCGCCTGATGAAGAGGCGACATATTTCACCATCAGAGTATCCGCCCAGGCTTGCCTCTCATGGGGGATGTATCTCGGGAATCTCCCCGGTGTCAAAGGCTCGCCATGGTGATCCAAGAACAATAACAACAGATCCGGATCATACCCAGAAGGACCGGGCGTTCCCACTTGAGGGAAGTTCGGGAATTGGTTTAAGAACGGGGCAAAACCCGTCAAAAACGATCCCGGGCTAAAATGGTCTACCATCATCGTCCTCCAACCGGAGCGATGGTGGTCGCCACTGGGAGGAATCATTTCGGTTCCCCCTCGTGGTTCGAAATATTGACCGTCCAGCCATTGCAAAACGGCTTCTCGACCCATTTCAGCACACGCCAATCCGTTCAAGTCATCACCTGATGATGGTGATCCCTTACCAATACAGGGGTTCCCAACACCAAAGAAGTTTTGGGGAAGTAAAGCAGTTCCTTCCAACCCTTCGTTCGTGGTGAAGTTAAGAGTCACGGTGTCTGCTGCGGATGCAACATTACCAAAGGCAAGCATTCCAAGCGCTAAAAATACTGCTGCTAGGATAGTTTGCTTTTTCATATGCATGTTTCACCTCCTTTCAGTTTCGGAATTTCTCTCTCAGCCCTTTGCCAAGAGAGAAACTGGTTTAAAAAAAATTATTCAAAACCTTTATAAAGACATTATTTTAATGAGGCCTCCCCCGATCAGCATTGCTGATTTGGCCCGGACGTTAATTGAAACCCGTTCACATCGTCATAGGTGAAGGTTCCGCTACAAAGGCGGACCACCCCCTGTGTGGAAACGGGATCGGACACCACCTGAGTAAAACTTCCGGTGGCCTGGCCTACTAAATCTCCATCAGAATCGGTAGTGGAGTCAATGCTAAAGGATAAATTAAAAATCTGCCCTTGTTGGGTAACATTCTGGTCAAAACTGGATTCAATGTGGTTGGAGCGTTGCCCCGCAACCGCACCCGGGCCCGAAAGGATGGATCCCCGGTTGGACAAGGGAAATCCGGCATCCGACACCGTTGAATTTCTCCGTTGGTCAATCAAGGCTGTACTGCTTCCCGATGCCACCTTGTTCCCAAACTGTGTACTGTCCTCCAATCCGCAACAGGGGCTAGAGGTATCTGGAAAAGGGTCATTAAAACTGGTGATGGCTGCGGGATCAAATCCACGCATAGTGGGATGGTTACTATTGGTAATGGATGTGGAATTTGCGGTAAAGGTATCTTGGGAATTGGCCATTAGGGGAAAAGAAAACAAGACCCCCAGCAGCACAGAACCCAATAACCACGGTTTGGAAAACGGTTCAGGCAAAAATCCACTTTTTTTATGAAAACCTAATCTCATCATTTGCGGCCCGACTCTTTGACTGGTTCTATCTGGTTAGCCCCCGATGGTAATCATGTCCGTAAGCATTTTCTCAGCGGAGTATTTATCCAACTCATGTCCCTCCGGTTTGATTCCCAGAACTTGGTCCAAAAGACCTGAGATTTCCTCATCAGTGCACCCATTTCGAAGGGCCTCTCGGAAATCAACCTCTAGGTTGGAGAAAAGGCATGGACGAATTTTTCCATCGGATGAAAGACGTACCCGGTTACAGGTATCACAGAAATGGCCGCTGATGGCATGAATGAATCCAACGACTCCCTGTGCTCCTGGAAGCTTAAAATTCTCCGCTGGACCGGCAATGTCGCTTTCCTCCTGAGCGGGTATCAGTTCATTAAACTCTTCAATGATTTTGGATTGCATATCCATAGCGGGTTTGTAGGTTCTCTGCCACATATCAAGGTTGGCACAAGGCATAAACTCAATAAAGCGAACATGGTAAGGCTTATTGAGGGTAAGCTTCACAAAATCAATAATTTCATCTTGATTCACAGTCTCTTGCAACACACAATTGATCTTAATGGGAGAGAAGCCGACACGCTCTGCTTCATGGATCCCTTCCCATACGCGCTCCAAAACATCTCCTCGCGTAATTTCCTTGAACTTCTCAGCTTTAAGGGAATCCATACTGACGTTGAGACGGCGCAACCCCGCCTTGTAGAGGGGTTCGGCCATCTTCTTGAGAAGTATTCCATTGGTGGTCAATGCGATATCTTGTATCCCTTCAATTTTGCTGATTTCTTGAACAAACTCAACAACGCCTCTTCGCACAAGGGGTTCTCCGCCAGTGATCCGGACCTTCTTGAGGCCTCTTTTTGCCGCAACCCGAATAATCCGAAGAAATTCATCGTATGAGAGAAGAGAGCTGTTATCCATAAACTCGATTCCCTCTGCAGGCATACAGTATTGGCATCTTAAGTTACAATGATCGGTGATGGATACCCGTAGGTAGGTGATTCTTCGATTGAAGGCATCGGTCATGATATTCATAAGGTCCCTCGCGCGGGTTTATCTAAAGGTTCACATAAAATTTAATATTTCATGAAACAAGCCAAGCAAACGACATCAAATAAAAGCAAATCCCGGGCCACCTGCTTTTCTTTCTTTAAAAATTTAACAATATCCATATAACCTATTGAAATATAATGTATTTTATTTATAATTTTTCCCTCTCTCACAAACGATTTTTTAAAATATAAAAAACCGTTAGGAAAAACTATTCCCTTTTTCTTCCCCAATTTTCCCTTTCGGGCTACCGAAATTCTTTGCCAAAACCTCGCATCTATTGCCATGTTTTCCTTAATCAATTTTTCTTTAAAAATCAAAACCATCGATCAAAAGACCCCCAAAACCCTGGAGGTTTTTCTAATTTAAAAGAGATGTAAAATCGCTAACCCGTTATCGGTAAACCGATTATTGTCATTTAAAGGGCTTCCTATTAAAAAATCTGCAAGACCATCATTATTAAAATCCCCCGCCATATCAATGGAAATCCCAAAGAGATCCCCATTGTTTTCTCCGGCAAAAACCTTATTAGCATTGAGGTTTTTAACCGTTCCCGCCAATGTAGGCCCTCCAAAAAACATGTAAACCGCCCCGCTGGGGGGACCATTTCCAACCCTGGCGTTGGTGGCCCCAATGGCAAAGTCGGAGATGCCATCCCCATTTAAATCCCATAAACCCGCTCCGGCAGGAGGACCATTCCAGGGCATCACGCTCCCCGCAACATCAGAACCAAAAAAATCGCTTTGAAAACTTCCCTGAAGGGTCAAATCCGCATTGACGGATAATAAATTGGTCACTGTAGAACCCAAAGCACTGCTTCCCCAATAAATAAAGGCCGCCCCCTGATTCGCGTCAGTGGCGCCTCCACCATCGTTGACGGGGGCCCCGATGATTAAATCAGGCCTTCCATCCCCATTTGCATCTCCCGCCCCTGAAACCGCAATTCCAAAGCAATCTTTATTTTCATTTCCGGTAAAGGTAACCTCAGCGTTTGTGGAAGTAATATCCGTAAAAGTTGTTTTTCCAAGGAAAAGGTAAGCATGGCCCATGCCTCCGCACCCTTCGGTTGTTATCTCAAAATCACCTGCAAATCCCCCCCGGGGAACCTCGGTGGGGGCCCCTATCAACATATCGAAAAAACCATCCCCATTGGTGTCTCCCACACCACCTAAAGACAGGCCCAAATGATCGTTGACCCCAACCCCAGTAAAAATGGCGGCAGGTGCAATTGGAGGCAGGGTGGGAGTCACACTCAATGATAAAAGATCGGTTCCTCCATTACAGGCTCCACCCCCCAGGTATAAATATGCCCCGCCACTTCGATCTGCCGCATTAAAAGGGGCACCGATGAGAAAATCGGGACAGCCATCTCCATTGACATCTCCCAAACCGGCCAGTGAAAAACCAAAATTACTCTGGCTGGAGCCTTGTCTTAAAACAAACGCAAGCTTATAAAGGGGATTGGGAATGGTTTGGTCAAAGGGATCGATAAAAGCTTCCTCCAATGTTTCCTGGCTCATGACCACTATGTAGTTCCTTTCTCCGGATTCCTCTACCTCAATTAAAATCATCCGGTCATCGGTAGCACATTGTGGAACCTGAACACAGGCTTCTAATTTGTTTTGAAGAGGAGCTCCCCCAAAAACCAAATAGGCGACCCCATTAC
It includes:
- the moaA gene encoding GTP 3',8-cyclase MoaA, producing the protein MNIMTDAFNRRITYLRVSITDHCNLRCQYCMPAEGIEFMDNSSLLSYDEFLRIIRVAAKRGLKKVRITGGEPLVRRGVVEFVQEISKIEGIQDIALTTNGILLKKMAEPLYKAGLRRLNVSMDSLKAEKFKEITRGDVLERVWEGIHEAERVGFSPIKINCVLQETVNQDEIIDFVKLTLNKPYHVRFIEFMPCANLDMWQRTYKPAMDMQSKIIEEFNELIPAQEESDIAGPAENFKLPGAQGVVGFIHAISGHFCDTCNRVRLSSDGKIRPCLFSNLEVDFREALRNGCTDEEISGLLDQVLGIKPEGHELDKYSAEKMLTDMITIGG
- a CDS encoding integrin alpha — its product is MKRLRENLKILKKVGVILILFFPTPACLPSPDEETVSSIRAIGNQSADKLGRSVAAVGHVNRDSQGEFTDILVGAPSFDDGLEFSDKGAAYLIFGKSLFSGGVFPPLGTGTLSTLGDHEFRFPLPEVTFVGGQSGGNLGFSVSGIGDVNGDGFDDFLIGAPLVKDPNNLTSSNSNGVAYLVFGGAPLQNKLEACVQVPQCATDDRMILIEVEESGERNYIVVMSQETLEEAFIDPFDQTIPNPLYKLAFVLRQGSSQSNFGFSLAGLGDVNGDGCPDFLIGAPFNAADRSGGAYLYLGGGACNGGTDLLSLSVTPTLPPIAPAAIFTGVGVNDHLGLSLGGVGDTNGDGFFDMLIGAPTEVPRGGFAGDFEITTEGCGGMGHAYLFLGKTTFTDITSTNAEVTFTGNENKDCFGIAVSGAGDANGDGRPDLIIGAPVNDGGGATDANQGAAFIYWGSSALGSTVTNLLSVNADLTLQGSFQSDFFGSDVAGSVMPWNGPPAGAGLWDLNGDGISDFAIGATNARVGNGPPSGAVYMFFGGPTLAGTVKNLNANKVFAGENNGDLFGISIDMAGDFNNDGLADFLIGSPLNDNNRFTDNGLAILHLF
- a CDS encoding tetratricopeptide repeat protein, which produces MPAADHWTVRLFGKPVVQPFFSRWTCYRQKEVDAINPCKKQTNPILHILASILTLFFFGLASGVSAQEQPEFYQRAQTSLQEGKTFQAIQILKKGLQEEPEFRAGWELLGELFLQRRQLVKGIDALSKALALSPSPKVYLLLGQAYHLKGQYPESIEYYQSVLRLSPDSQEGDLARKGLNQIGRTPEEAKQATALYEQSVSLFNQQKFEEALQAVKKLLDLLPDHLAGLSLQSGILTKLGKMEEAIASLERAVSIDPNSQGGLFLLAGYYFSSAKLEKAINTYQRVLQINPQSPQGIEAKKKLRQIGETPEAASQAEDLINEAKALLQLGLLEGSHNLMLDVLKLIPDNSPANFLMGQIQAGLGLFERAIQTYQHVIEVEPGSFSAYFQIGLIFQFKGMFKEAVVHYQAAKLLGGDAPEAVEAGKRLREFGGNPLMAQQFEDLLKNGQEKLAQDDFEGAIPFYEEASRLFPENADAPYQLGLIFKKTGNREEAISSMILALERNPKFFEAHYSLALIYEEEGRITDAIEAYERAVFFGKGIPEAEDAGKRVAELKGKRTEISEANVHLNRAAEFKKANDIEGAIQEYQKAVALTPEVATVHLELGKAYLLRGQLEEAFWSLQKARDIDSSRVQPFFYLGLVYKNRGLYLEASEEFQKVRSSGTDEREVELAKEEFEKIQRKGVDRITSFDLVREGYNLLEKEKFEDAIKVFERAVAFDPLNFNIQVQLGELYERESQVDQAIFAYQKAIELRPWHAYAHQRLAKLYDLQQSYEKAIAEYQIYEGLTDEEKRLPSPDLESAESRIDRLRDKREKTLKRAKSFFDEAMEHIKKGELDAAKEKMKAAIFLDPTNHIYHSNLGFIYYAQDQKIQARLAYHRATSLNKEYAPAYQGVGIITEEDRSFAEALEAYDLALKYGVEGADLEKIRESRERVAKIVERQKEAEVHRVKGYEFSQKNQPDEAIEEYLKAIEIEPNAEVFFNLGLLYQKKEEFDQAEEAYLKALEFQADEKVFLVQLGIIYMNQDRIKDAVKVYEKVIKIGGKPNDQDVQYAKDTLEGINKKISLTFNQTFLTFDSNRNNTEDDEVVGLSAGFGLDMSYPLIRSRRMTLPIRFSTQNTFQLTSQTFVDIDNEVKVSPLFFNNIETLAANFQYNLTDDYSIRTGYNFRLSLTRNGLNAHTHTLTFGGTRRGKWPSNVSVQFNYLRNVSFLSPLLDSENKSTNWSVSQNFKQIEGTLGFGYTYSILNAVLIQQENSSHAGSLFYSRPIIPRLNGNINYSFSFQEFQNPDAFGRFRETINNSIGLGLSYLVGNAFTLNANYVFNKANTTGSEITVDPNLVDTEQVIPLTSFSKHVISITGSLTF